The DNA sequence ataataataattcaatgtcTTCGAAAAATGCTAAGCTGCTTCTTAAGATAGCTAGGTTTATTAAAGAAGCCACACAATATAGTCAATACACTTAAAAATGATACCACATTATATACCGTGCCGCTAAGATCTAAGGaattaatgtagaaaattaagaaaaataattgtccTGTTTTTTTCATGGAAGAGGTAATTAAgtattaagatttatcacaccgctaatatgtaaggaattaattgcataaattgtttttactcaaaaattgatatttcaaacaaaataagaagtgaagtttaacttacataaaatcttttataatacTCATAATGGATACTCCTAACCAaccactaaatttcaaatttccaaaacgcacttttggaataaaaaatcctGAACAGCGCTCATTCAGTGTTCAGTGCTTGGCTTCTCTATGATGAGGTACGTATTCTCTGATTTCACATGTTTTCatcatgaaaaactttttaaatcatttctgaaatttgtaacattatgtaaatggtaagaaaatactggagtcaATACCCCTAAAATGTACCAGAACAAAAATTTTCCGGGGAACCTCCCTATACCTCCATTATGGGAGGAGGTATCTCCCTCCAGTACCTACCCCACCtttcgcggccccaatatcaaacaccttccgacgcccgtcctaagaatattttcacaatgtctaactaaaaaatatagataatagaaTAAAGGACATAAATATAATTATCCAATGAACTGTTAGTTACCAGGTCaaagaataataattttttcatgtagaataataaaaagctcaccttagaacaaaattagtaaaaaaaaagatatttttatatcagtataaagaaaaaataatataaataaaataaggtGACAATTCCCCCCCAGTTTGGGGGGGAATCGTCAGGGGGGGAATTGTCAGAGGGGGAATAGTCTTGGGGGGGAACTGTCTGGAATTCACACTAATGCAGCTGAAAATTTCTCAAGAAAAGTGCAAAAGAAGTCATACTGTCCACATCATAATGgtgaagaaataaaaatgacatgCAAGGATTGTAATGTTCTTTTGTGTGTTGTTTGCAAACTCACTGAACATGAAAACCATTGCACTGCTGGAATTGCCAAAGAGGCTTCAGAGAGGCGTACACTGCTATCGCAGAAACTTGCTGAAACACAAAGTACAATTAAAAGCCTGAAACTTACCATTGGTAAAGTAGAAAAGTGTGCAGATGGAATTcagaaaaaacttgaaaatgatgTTAAAGAAATAGACGAACGTGTTGAACAAATTGTGAAACAGATAAAAGATGATTCAGAGAAGATGAAACAGAATCTGCGCATAAGTTGTACAGAGGCATTAGTTTATTACGTACAGCAAAAGAAAATGTTACATGAGAAGGTCAATGAAGGAGATGCAGTTGTAACTCATGCACAAAATGTTATAGATGTAGGAGATGATATAAATGTTCTAGATACCTGTTTGCTGACTAAATTGAATTACATGAAAGCAACTGGAGAAAAGATTTCAGTGAAAAACATGACCTATTTAACATTTAAAGCAAGTAAATCTACAAATGCCCCATACCAGATTGGAAAGAATATCCAGACAAAAAATGGCTTAAGTGTTCACAAAGAGAGTACAATCTTAAACGAAGCCATAGGATTAGGAAACACAATTCAGAATAATGTGCTGGCAGTGtcaactgaaaacatttttggAGCCTTTCTTGACTTCTCAGAATTACTTCAACACAAGATAAGTAGTCAGGCTACTGAAACACAGCAACCTTTAATTGAAGGCATAGATAAAGGAACTGTCTCTGGTCTTACCCTGGTTGAACGTGACGTGTGCTATTTTTCACATTTAACTTCTAAGTCTGTGTATAAACTTGTTGGAAAGCAATATGGAAAGAAAGTCAGCAAGTTGATAAATTATCCTTTTGGACTAGCATATAGAGTGATGGACAGTATTAAACAACTCCTTGTCTGTGTTCAAGACACTTCAAAATATTGTAAGACATTTGAGTCTAGTTCTAGTTCTTCAGCAGGCTGTGTCATGGCAGTCCCTATTAACATAACAGGGGAGAACTATGTATGGCGGGACAGAGAAATTCCTGGTCCAACTTGTATCGCAGTCAGTGAGACAAATGGACTAATTTGCCTGGGTTACCCTACTTCTAGAAAAGTAACGCTTAATTCTCCAAACGGCAGTTTG is a window from the Mercenaria mercenaria strain notata chromosome 7, MADL_Memer_1, whole genome shotgun sequence genome containing:
- the LOC123555328 gene encoding uncharacterized protein LOC123555328: MADCDITSVSKLDCSICLSRFKDPKLLTCFHTFCLQCLEEYVIRTGENGKFECPLCRTSMAIPVGGVRTFQSNFYIEVEGLSETSVDCDLCGNGQKSSHYCIECEEHFCERCAVAHSKMKITRDHKMVQLNDTNGFLGGNRQGGNCQRGNSLGGELSGIHTNAAENFSRKVQKKSYCPHHNGEEIKMTCKDCNVLLCVVCKLTEHENHCTAGIAKEASERRTLLSQKLAETQSTIKSLKLTIGKVEKCADGIQKKLENDVKEIDERVEQIVKQIKDDSEKMKQNLRISCTEALVYYVQQKKMLHEKVNEGDAVVTHAQNVIDVGDDINVLDTCLLTKLNYMKATGEKISVKNMTYLTFKASKSTNAPYQIGKNIQTKNGLSVHKESTILNEAIGLGNTIQNNVLAVSTENIFGAFLDFSELLQHKISSQATETQQPLIEGIDKGTVSGLTLVERDVCYFSHLTSKSVYKLVGKQYGKKVSKLINYPFGLAYRVMDSIKQLLVCVQDTSKYCKTFESSSSSSAGCVMAVPINITGENYVWRDREIPGPTCIAVSETNGLICLGYPTSRKVTLNSPNGSLLSEFTGDMDFGSPEKFCPTSVCFDKDMGIIIADYGNDAVIRTDGTGIFLQCLIRGNKPLSVAVGKNGSLYVGFMLEDITQYQLKAQDTL